In Actinomycetes bacterium, a single window of DNA contains:
- a CDS encoding Lrp/AsnC family transcriptional regulator yields MPIDELDARIVELFTTEPRVGVLECSRRLGVARGTVQARLDRMSRDGVVRGWGPEVDPAALGYAVTAFVTLEIRQHPSDERQPTGGRAAHDTVAEHLAAVPEVLEAHTITGPGDVLARVVARSNADLQRVIDRVLASDGVVRASTVIALDTQIPWRLLPLVADATRAKTSST; encoded by the coding sequence GTGCCCATCGACGAGCTCGACGCCCGGATCGTCGAGCTCTTCACCACCGAGCCGCGGGTCGGCGTCCTCGAGTGCTCGCGGCGGCTCGGCGTTGCGCGTGGCACCGTGCAGGCCCGTCTTGACCGGATGTCCCGGGACGGCGTCGTCCGCGGCTGGGGACCGGAGGTCGACCCGGCGGCGCTGGGCTACGCCGTGACCGCCTTCGTCACCCTCGAGATCCGGCAGCACCCGTCCGACGAGCGGCAGCCAACGGGCGGCCGGGCGGCGCACGACACCGTCGCCGAGCACCTGGCGGCCGTCCCGGAGGTCCTCGAGGCGCACACGATCACCGGCCCCGGCGACGTCCTGGCCCGGGTCGTGGCGCGGTCCAACGCCGACCTGCAACGGGTCATCGACCGGGTGCTCGCCTCCGACGGCGTCGTCCGGGCGTCGACGGTCATCGCGCTGGACACCCAGATCCCTTGGCGGCTGCTGCCTCTCGTCGCCGACGCGACACGGGCAAAGACGTCGTCAACGTGA
- a CDS encoding STAS domain-containing protein — protein MDLVLSTRQVDDLAIVSVSGEVDLETASQLGDHALDALRDVSPHVLLDLTDVTFMDSTGLKVLLSIQRRADLAGGSFAIAGASRSVRKILSVTGLDQTFTIHETVDEAPTSRA, from the coding sequence ATGGATCTCGTGCTGTCCACTCGCCAGGTCGACGACCTGGCCATCGTCTCCGTGAGCGGAGAGGTCGACCTCGAGACCGCCTCGCAGCTCGGCGACCACGCCCTGGACGCCTTGCGTGACGTGTCGCCCCACGTGCTGCTCGACCTGACCGACGTGACCTTCATGGACTCGACCGGGCTCAAGGTCCTGCTGTCCATCCAGCGCCGCGCCGACCTGGCCGGCGGGTCCTTCGCGATCGCCGGCGCGTCGCGGTCGGTGCGCAAGATCCTGTCGGTCACCGGGCTGGACCAGACCTTCACCATCCACGAGACCGTCGACGAGGCACCGACCTCCCGGGCCTGA
- a CDS encoding MFS transporter, translating to MTSEPPAAAPAAGDATELRLFAPEHRAMVVGVVGVVVAVAFEAIAVATAMPVAARELDGLRVYGLAFSVFLTTSLLGMVVAGDVSDRRGPVRPFAAAAVTFAAGLLLAGLATEMWVLVLARAVQGFGAGLNIVALYVIVARGFPAALRPRVFSAISSGWILPSLVGPPIAGLLADHVSWRWVFLGVLPLLAGAALLVGPHLRGMDGPVAAEDGQPAPDPAARRSRVPAAAVAALGAGLLQYGGQLLTDHARPAAGLVVVGLALLAVSVPRLLPPGSFRLARGLPTVVVLRGVMAGAFFGAETFIPLMLIEERSVATTLAGLSLTGAALTWSFGAWLQGRPTLRTPRWVLLTVGFLLVLVAIGLVALTATGRVPPATAALGWTVAGLGMGLGLTSLSVLVLELSEPREQGANAASLQVSDGLGSIVLIGAAGAIFAAYAGGATDLTGAGDVGATPYLLIDLVMAVVCVAGALAAHRVVPAADTR from the coding sequence GTGACCTCCGAGCCCCCCGCCGCCGCGCCGGCGGCAGGTGACGCCACGGAGCTGCGGCTGTTCGCGCCGGAGCACCGGGCGATGGTGGTGGGCGTCGTCGGCGTGGTCGTGGCGGTGGCCTTCGAGGCGATCGCGGTCGCCACGGCGATGCCGGTCGCCGCGCGCGAGCTGGACGGCCTGCGCGTCTACGGGCTGGCCTTCTCGGTCTTCCTCACCACCAGCCTGCTCGGGATGGTCGTCGCCGGCGACGTGTCCGACCGGCGCGGGCCGGTGCGGCCGTTCGCCGCGGCGGCAGTGACCTTCGCGGCGGGCCTGCTGCTGGCCGGGCTCGCGACCGAGATGTGGGTCCTCGTGCTGGCCCGGGCGGTCCAGGGCTTCGGGGCCGGCCTCAACATCGTCGCGCTCTACGTGATCGTCGCGCGGGGCTTCCCGGCGGCGCTGCGGCCGAGGGTCTTCTCGGCGATCTCGAGCGGGTGGATCCTGCCGTCGCTGGTGGGTCCGCCGATCGCCGGCCTGCTCGCCGACCACGTGTCCTGGCGCTGGGTGTTCCTCGGCGTGCTTCCCCTGCTCGCCGGCGCGGCGCTGCTGGTCGGCCCGCACCTGCGGGGGATGGACGGGCCGGTGGCCGCGGAGGACGGGCAGCCGGCGCCGGACCCCGCGGCGCGGCGCAGCCGGGTGCCGGCGGCGGCCGTCGCGGCGCTCGGCGCGGGCCTCCTCCAGTACGGCGGGCAGCTGCTGACCGACCACGCCCGGCCGGCCGCCGGGCTGGTCGTCGTCGGGCTGGCGCTGCTCGCGGTGAGCGTGCCGCGCCTGCTGCCCCCCGGGTCGTTCCGTCTCGCCCGCGGGCTGCCGACCGTGGTGGTGCTGCGCGGGGTGATGGCCGGCGCCTTCTTCGGCGCCGAGACCTTCATCCCGCTGATGCTGATCGAGGAGCGGTCGGTGGCCACGACGCTGGCCGGCCTGTCGCTGACCGGCGCCGCCCTGACCTGGTCGTTCGGCGCGTGGCTGCAGGGCCGGCCGACCCTGCGCACCCCGCGGTGGGTGCTGCTCACCGTCGGCTTCCTCCTCGTGCTCGTCGCGATCGGGCTGGTGGCGCTGACCGCCACCGGCCGGGTGCCGCCCGCGACCGCCGCCCTCGGCTGGACGGTCGCCGGTCTGGGCATGGGGCTCGGGCTGACCTCGCTCAGCGTCCTGGTGCTCGAGCTGTCCGAGCCGCGTGAGCAGGGCGCCAACGCCGCGTCGCTGCAGGTGAGCGACGGGCTCGGGTCCATCGTGCTCATCGGTGCCGCAGGTGCGATCTTCGCGGCGTACGCCGGGGGCGCCACCGACCTGACCGGCGCGGGAGACGTGGGTGCGACGCCGTACCTCTTGATCGACCTGGTCATGGCGGTGGTCTGCGTGGCGGGCGCGCTGGCGGCGCACCGGGTGGTGCCTGCGGCCGACACGCGATAG
- a CDS encoding DEAD/DEAH box helicase produces the protein MSTSAASHLSPAFPMRAPWGTASALRAWQEEAVSAYLARSGPAARDFLAVATPGAGKTTFALRVASELLERGVVHAVTVVAPTEHLKHQWADAASRVGIALDPQFRNAHGAVGRDYTGVAVTYAQVAAHPVLHRRRTEVRSTLVILDEVHHGGDALSWGDAVREAFDPATRRLALTGTPFRSDTSAIPFVTYAVGPDGVRRSAADYSYGYGRALADGVVRPVIFLSYSGQMRWRTRAGDEVSAVLGEPLTRDATAQAWRTALDPQGNWIPQVLAAADRRLTEVRHGVPDAGGLVVATDQASARAYAAQLRAITGQAPTVVLSDEAGASARIEEFADSDARWMVAVRMVSEGVDVPRLSVGVYATSTATPLYFAQAVGRFVRARRRGETASVFLPSVPLLLQHAAEMEAERDHALDRSPSDTDEHGLFAQEEALVAAANRTGTEPGADDAAFEALEAEAHFDRVLFDGGEFGPADGFAAVGSQDEADYLGLPGLLEPDQVATLLRARASEQAGRTSRRRPAGGRGAGTADPVDPADPVHPARAAATHRVVAALRKELNGLVGAWHHRTGLPHGAVHTELRQACGGPPAAQASAEQLQARIDLIRSWALRRR, from the coding sequence ATGAGTACCAGCGCCGCCTCCCACCTGTCCCCGGCCTTCCCGATGCGTGCCCCCTGGGGCACCGCCAGCGCCCTGCGCGCCTGGCAGGAGGAGGCCGTGTCCGCCTACCTGGCACGGTCCGGGCCGGCGGCCCGCGACTTCCTCGCCGTGGCCACGCCCGGCGCCGGCAAGACGACCTTCGCGCTCCGGGTCGCCAGCGAGCTGCTCGAGCGCGGGGTCGTCCACGCGGTCACCGTGGTCGCCCCCACCGAGCACCTCAAGCACCAGTGGGCCGACGCGGCGAGCCGGGTGGGCATCGCCCTCGACCCGCAGTTCCGCAACGCCCACGGGGCGGTCGGCCGCGACTACACCGGGGTGGCCGTGACCTATGCCCAGGTGGCGGCGCACCCGGTGCTGCACCGTCGCCGGACCGAGGTGCGGTCGACCCTGGTGATCCTCGACGAGGTGCACCACGGCGGCGACGCGCTGTCGTGGGGCGACGCGGTGCGCGAGGCCTTCGACCCCGCGACCCGTCGGCTGGCGCTGACCGGCACGCCGTTCCGATCCGACACCAGCGCGATCCCGTTCGTGACGTACGCCGTCGGGCCCGACGGGGTGCGCCGCTCGGCCGCCGACTACTCCTACGGGTACGGGCGCGCCCTCGCCGACGGGGTCGTCCGGCCGGTCATCTTCCTGTCCTACAGCGGGCAGATGCGCTGGCGCACCCGGGCCGGCGACGAGGTCAGCGCGGTCCTGGGCGAGCCGCTCACCCGGGACGCGACGGCGCAGGCGTGGCGGACCGCGCTGGACCCGCAGGGCAACTGGATCCCGCAGGTGCTCGCGGCTGCCGACCGGCGGCTGACCGAGGTCCGCCACGGCGTACCGGACGCAGGCGGCCTGGTCGTCGCCACCGACCAGGCCTCGGCCCGCGCCTACGCCGCGCAGCTGCGGGCGATCACCGGCCAGGCGCCCACCGTGGTGCTCTCCGACGAGGCCGGCGCGAGCGCCCGGATCGAGGAGTTCGCCGACTCGGACGCCCGGTGGATGGTCGCCGTGCGGATGGTCTCCGAGGGCGTCGACGTGCCCCGGCTGTCCGTCGGCGTCTACGCCACCTCCACGGCGACCCCGCTCTACTTCGCCCAGGCGGTCGGGCGCTTCGTGCGGGCCCGGCGGCGTGGCGAGACCGCGTCGGTGTTCCTGCCGTCGGTGCCGCTGCTGCTGCAGCACGCGGCCGAGATGGAGGCCGAGCGCGACCACGCCCTGGACCGGTCACCGTCCGACACCGACGAGCACGGCCTCTTCGCCCAGGAGGAGGCGCTGGTGGCGGCCGCCAACCGGACCGGCACCGAGCCGGGTGCGGACGACGCGGCGTTCGAGGCGCTCGAGGCGGAGGCGCACTTCGACCGGGTGCTCTTCGACGGCGGCGAGTTCGGCCCGGCCGACGGCTTCGCGGCGGTGGGCTCGCAGGACGAGGCCGACTACCTGGGGCTGCCCGGACTGCTCGAGCCGGACCAGGTGGCGACCCTGCTGCGAGCCCGGGCCAGCGAGCAGGCCGGCCGGACGTCCCGCCGCCGGCCCGCCGGGGGCCGGGGGGCCGGCACGGCCGACCCGGTCGATCCGGCCGACCCGGTCCACCCGGCGCGGGCGGCGGCGACGCACCGGGTGGTCGCGGCGCTGCGCAAGGAGCTCAACGGGCTGGTCGGCGCCTGGCACCATCGGACCGGCCTCCCGCACGGGGCGGTGCACACCGAGCTGCGCCAGGCCTGCGGCGGCCCGCCCGCCGCGCAGGCCAGTGCCGAGCAGCTGCAGGCGCGGATCGACCTGATCCGCTCCTGGGCGCTGCGCCGCCGCTGA
- a CDS encoding VOC family protein: MTGPSDTVPTDSELAAIEKERDRIRATYLRPDGERPASSARGLHHFAVVCSDVERTVRFYQDVLEFPLTDIFENRDYPGSNHFFFDIGNGNLLAFFDFPGLGVGPYAEVLGGLHHIAISVTPERWEHLRARLDEAGVEYQLESKVSIYFRDPDGTRLELLADPLGEMYGSRVL, encoded by the coding sequence ATGACCGGCCCGTCCGACACCGTCCCCACCGACAGCGAGCTCGCCGCCATCGAGAAGGAGCGCGACCGGATCCGCGCGACGTACCTCCGGCCGGACGGCGAGCGACCGGCGTCGTCCGCCCGCGGCCTGCACCACTTCGCGGTTGTGTGCTCCGACGTCGAGCGGACCGTGCGCTTCTACCAGGACGTGCTCGAGTTCCCCTTGACCGACATCTTCGAGAACCGCGACTACCCGGGCTCCAACCACTTCTTCTTCGACATCGGCAACGGCAACCTGCTCGCGTTCTTCGACTTCCCGGGGCTCGGCGTCGGCCCGTACGCCGAGGTGCTCGGCGGGCTTCACCACATCGCGATCTCGGTCACGCCCGAGCGGTGGGAGCACCTGCGGGCCAGGCTCGACGAGGCCGGCGTCGAGTACCAGCTCGAGAGCAAGGTCTCGATCTACTTCCGGGACCCCGACGGGACCCGGCTCGAGCTGCTCGCCGACCCGCTCGGCGAGATGTACGGCAGCAGGGTGCTCTAG
- a CDS encoding D-alanyl-D-alanine carboxypeptidase: MPRAPALRLLASAVVVGVVGAAGALLPTAGAAAASAPLSPTDQRTHDRLTTRSGDSRLGPDLAGLVTDLGTGRTIWSSHRAERQLAASNVKLLTAVNALEAFGPDHRFRTTVVAGATSHRVVLVGSGDPSLSRADLRRLATQTVAAATAAGTGWVRVDVDDSLFPKPRPARGWRSEYLISEVSPVRALVVDQHRRWDTSLDAGRMFADVLERKGLDVRRSVSRVTAPVGAATIGVVTGDDLAATVADMLRTSDNDVAEGLHRLVALQTGYRPTWPGAAAAQVAGLVRLGITLPAGSVYDGSGLSRADHLSPHDLVAVLRTAFDPTHPALAPLQQGSLAVAGVSGTLAPDYLRYVTAPTSCAAGLIQAKTGSLRGVVALSGYARGADGRLKVFSFLLNHARSTLATRRAVDRLATTVTGCW; encoded by the coding sequence GTGCCCCGCGCCCCCGCCCTCCGGCTGCTCGCGAGCGCCGTCGTCGTCGGTGTGGTGGGTGCGGCCGGTGCGCTGCTGCCCACGGCCGGGGCCGCAGCCGCGAGCGCCCCCTTGTCCCCCACCGACCAGCGGACCCACGACCGGCTCACGACCCGGTCGGGGGACAGCCGGCTCGGACCGGACCTGGCCGGGCTGGTGACCGACCTCGGGACCGGCCGGACGATCTGGTCCTCCCACCGCGCCGAGCGCCAGCTCGCGGCGAGCAACGTCAAGCTGCTCACCGCGGTCAACGCGCTGGAGGCCTTCGGGCCTGACCACCGGTTCCGGACCACGGTGGTGGCCGGCGCCACCAGCCACCGGGTCGTCCTCGTCGGCAGCGGCGACCCCTCGCTGTCCCGGGCCGACCTGCGCCGGCTGGCCACCCAGACCGTGGCGGCGGCCACCGCTGCCGGCACCGGGTGGGTCCGGGTCGACGTCGACGACTCGCTGTTCCCCAAGCCGCGGCCGGCGCGCGGCTGGCGGTCCGAGTACCTCATCTCCGAGGTCTCCCCCGTGCGGGCGCTCGTCGTCGACCAGCACCGCCGGTGGGACACCAGCCTCGACGCCGGGCGGATGTTCGCCGACGTCCTCGAGCGCAAGGGCCTCGACGTCCGCCGGTCGGTGTCCCGGGTCACGGCACCGGTCGGCGCGGCGACCATCGGCGTGGTGACCGGCGACGACCTGGCCGCCACCGTCGCCGACATGCTGCGCACCAGCGACAACGACGTCGCCGAGGGCCTGCACCGGCTGGTCGCCCTGCAGACCGGCTACCGGCCGACCTGGCCGGGCGCGGCGGCGGCACAGGTCGCCGGCCTGGTGCGGCTCGGCATCACGCTGCCCGCCGGATCGGTCTACGACGGCAGCGGCCTCTCCCGCGCCGACCACCTGAGCCCGCACGACCTGGTGGCGGTGCTCCGTACCGCCTTCGACCCGACCCACCCCGCCCTGGCCCCGCTCCAGCAGGGCTCGCTCGCGGTGGCCGGCGTCAGCGGCACGCTAGCCCCCGACTACCTCCGCTACGTCACCGCCCCGACCAGCTGCGCGGCCGGGCTGATCCAGGCCAAGACCGGGTCCCTGCGCGGCGTCGTCGCACTGAGCGGCTATGCCCGGGGCGCGGACGGCCGGCTCAAGGTGTTCTCCTTCCTGCTCAACCACGCCCGATCCACGCTGGCCACCCGGCGGGCGGTCGACCGGCTGGCCACCACGGTCACCGGCTGCTGGTGA
- a CDS encoding sulfite oxidase encodes MTTTETPSALTELSRPGRVADEGEGIGLDEAGLAARNHGMPLELLAHDVTPLGAHYLLTHYDIPLADAATWTLEVGGLVRSPLSLFLADLRARPAVSRTVTMECAGNGRAWLSPRPVSQPWLHEAVGTMTWTGTPLAGVLADAAPLGGAVDVVFTGADHGIEKGVEQDYQRSLSVEHATDPEVLLVWACNGVDLPPQHGYPLRLLVPGWYGMASVKWLRSVEVVDHRFDGYQMRAYSLRQTPEEAGERLTRMAPRALVQPPGFPDFLSRRRVARPGPQVLTGRAWSGWGEVVSVEVSVDGGATWVGAELGPQPDPRAWRSWTCPWTAEEGMHVVSARATDATGRTQPAEPAWNRGGFANSAPQALEVLVVPADDRGES; translated from the coding sequence GTGACCACCACCGAGACGCCCAGCGCCCTCACCGAGCTCAGCCGGCCCGGCCGGGTGGCCGACGAGGGAGAGGGCATCGGGCTGGACGAGGCCGGACTGGCCGCCCGCAACCACGGGATGCCGCTGGAGCTCCTGGCGCACGACGTCACCCCACTCGGGGCGCACTACCTGCTCACCCACTACGACATCCCGCTGGCGGACGCGGCGACCTGGACCCTTGAGGTCGGGGGGCTCGTGCGGTCGCCGCTCTCCCTGTTCCTCGCCGACCTGCGGGCCCGGCCCGCGGTGTCGCGCACCGTGACGATGGAGTGCGCCGGCAACGGCCGGGCCTGGCTGAGTCCCCGACCGGTCAGCCAGCCGTGGCTGCACGAGGCGGTCGGCACGATGACCTGGACCGGCACTCCCCTGGCCGGTGTGCTCGCCGACGCGGCACCGCTCGGGGGTGCCGTCGACGTGGTCTTCACCGGCGCCGACCACGGCATCGAGAAGGGCGTCGAGCAGGACTACCAGCGCTCGCTCTCGGTCGAGCACGCGACGGACCCAGAAGTGCTGCTGGTGTGGGCGTGCAACGGCGTCGACCTGCCGCCGCAGCACGGCTACCCGCTGCGCCTGCTCGTGCCCGGCTGGTACGGCATGGCCTCCGTGAAGTGGCTCCGCTCGGTCGAGGTCGTGGACCACCGGTTCGACGGCTACCAGATGCGGGCCTACTCGCTGCGGCAGACCCCGGAGGAGGCAGGCGAGCGGCTGACCCGGATGGCCCCTCGTGCACTGGTGCAGCCGCCCGGCTTCCCGGACTTCCTGTCGCGCCGCCGGGTGGCGCGTCCCGGCCCGCAGGTGCTGACCGGCCGGGCCTGGTCCGGCTGGGGCGAGGTGGTGTCCGTCGAGGTCAGCGTCGACGGCGGCGCCACCTGGGTCGGCGCCGAGCTCGGCCCGCAGCCGGACCCGCGGGCCTGGCGCTCGTGGACCTGCCCGTGGACGGCGGAGGAGGGGATGCACGTCGTGTCGGCGCGGGCCACCGACGCGACCGGCCGTACGCAGCCCGCCGAGCCGGCCTGGAACAGAGGGGGCTTCGCCAACTCGGCTCCGCAGGCGCTCGAGGTCCTGGTGGTCCCGGCCGACGACCGAGGCGAGTCATGA